In Elaeis guineensis isolate ETL-2024a chromosome 1, EG11, whole genome shotgun sequence, a genomic segment contains:
- the LOC105039829 gene encoding probable protein phosphatase 2C 40 isoform X1, with protein sequence MLSKSDGKLNVSFGYQCLGRQGTAYDDNEKVQVCKSSFFCLSGAALSANFTLANTNICNGLIGTGILPSLDSPKTFQRVPSSPSLSSLDVLSSSMQSNTSNLSGFISSQSDCSEWDTSMLKSMSAPSNSEGFLNAMEVEIAGGAAGEDRVQAVCSEENGWLFCAIYDGFNGRDAADFLAGTLYENIRLYLNTLNSKMMTSSVMMPDDFCPDSSLPYLIEGNSFHENMSLEASNVNDMGVAMVQKEEGASDAFKNSVISCLEQALAQAESDFLYMVEQEMDDRPDLVSIGSCVLVVLIHGQDLYSLSLGDSRAILAKTKGINAENLEAIQLTDCHSVDNEAERMRLLSEHPDDLKTISHGKVKGKLKVTRAFGVGYLKKKKLNDALMGILQVPNLLSPPYISTQPSLNIHRISKDDQFVVVASDGLFDFFSNEEVVKMVHSFIITSPSSNPAKFLVEQLMSRAAKGAGLSLEELMDIPAGMRREYHDDVTVIVILLGIDHRTSTASTHQ encoded by the exons ATGCTTAGCAAATCTGATGGGAAACTTAATGTTAGTTTTGGCTACCAATGTTTGGGTAGACAAGGAACTGCATATGATGACAACGAGAAGGTTCAAGTGTGCAAAAGTTCATTTTTTTGCTTATCAGGAGCTGCTCTAAGTGCAAATTTCACTTTAGCAAACACAAATATTTGCAATGGTTTGATTGGAACAGGGATATTGCCCAGTTTGGATTCTCCAAAGACATTCCAAAGAGTACCTTCTTCACCATCACTGTCTAGTTTGGATGTTTTATCATCTTCTATGCAAAGCAATACATCAAATTTAAGTGGGTTCATATCTTCTCAAAGTGATTGTTCAGAATGGGACACAAGCATGTTGAAATCTATGAGTGCTCCTTCCAATAGTGAAGGCTTTCTCAATGCAATGGAAGTGGAAATAGCAGGTGGGGCTGCTGGGGAAGATAGAGTCCAAGCAGTTTGTTCTGAAGAAAATGGATGGCTTTTCTGTGCAATTTATGATGGTTTTAATGGGCGAGATGCAGCTGACTTTTTAGCTGGAACTTTATATGAAAACATTAGGTTATATTTGAACACATTAAACTCAAAAATGATGACTAGTAGTGTTATGATGCCAGATGACTTTTGTCCAGATAGTTCCCTCCCATATCTTATAGAAGGCAATAGTTTCCATGAAAATATGTCTTTGGAAGCTAGCAATGTTAATGATATGGGTGTTGCCATGGTGCAAAAAGAGGAAGGCGCATCTGATGCATTCAAAAATTCTGTCATTAGTTGTCTTGAACAAGCTCTTGCACAAGCAGAAAGTGATTTCTTGTATATGGTTGAACAGGAAATGGATGACCGACCTGATTTGGTCTCAATAGGATCTTGTGTTTTGGTTGTGCTTATCCATGGGCAGGATTTATATTCACTTAGCTTAGGTGATAGCCGAGCCATATTGGCGAAAACAAAAGGCATCAATGCTGAAAATTTGGAAGCAATTCAGCTTACTGATTGTCACTCGGTTGATAATGAGGCAGAGAGAATGAGGCTTTTGTCTGAGCACCCTGATGACCTGAAGACAATTTCACATGGAAAGGTGAAAGGAAAACTCAAGGTAACTCGTGCATTTGGAGTAGGTTATTTGAAAAAG AAGAAATTGAATGATGCTCTAATGGGTATTCTTCAAGTTCCAAACCTTTTGAGTCCACCATATATTTCAACACAACCATCACTCAACATTCACAGAATTTCAAAAGATGATCAATTCGTTGTAGTTGCAAGTGATGGACTGTTTGACTTCTTTAGTAACGAGGAAGTTGTAAAGATGGTACATTCTTTTATTATCACCTCACCATCAAGCAATCCAGCAAAATTCCTTGTGGAGCAACTTATGTCACGAGCAGCCAAAGGGGCAG GGCTGAGTCTTGAAGAGTTGATGGACATCCCTGCTGGTATGAGAAGAGAATATCATGATGACGTGACTGTCATTGTGATACTCCTCGGCATCGACCATCGAACATCTACTGCATCAACACATCAATAA
- the LOC105039829 gene encoding probable protein phosphatase 2C 40 isoform X2 encodes MLSKSDGKLNVSFGYQCLGRQGTAYDDNEKVQVCKSSFFCLSGAALSANFTLANTNICNGLIGTGILPSLDSPKTFQRVPSSPSLSSLDVLSSSMQSNTSNLSGFISSQSDCSEWDTSMLKSMSAPSNSEGFLNAMEVEIAGGAAGEDRVQAVCSEENGWLFCAIYDGFNGRDAADFLAGTLYENIRLYLNTLNSKMMTSSVMMPDDFCPDSSLPYLIEGNSFHENMSLEASNVNDMGVAMVQKEEGASDAFKNSVISCLEQALAQAESDFLYMVEQEMDDRPDLVSIGSCVLVVLIHGQDLYSLSLGDSRAILAKTKGINAENLEAIQLTDCHSVDNEAERMRLLSEHPDDLKTISHGKVKGKLKKKLNDALMGILQVPNLLSPPYISTQPSLNIHRISKDDQFVVVASDGLFDFFSNEEVVKMVHSFIITSPSSNPAKFLVEQLMSRAAKGAGLSLEELMDIPAGMRREYHDDVTVIVILLGIDHRTSTASTHQ; translated from the exons ATGCTTAGCAAATCTGATGGGAAACTTAATGTTAGTTTTGGCTACCAATGTTTGGGTAGACAAGGAACTGCATATGATGACAACGAGAAGGTTCAAGTGTGCAAAAGTTCATTTTTTTGCTTATCAGGAGCTGCTCTAAGTGCAAATTTCACTTTAGCAAACACAAATATTTGCAATGGTTTGATTGGAACAGGGATATTGCCCAGTTTGGATTCTCCAAAGACATTCCAAAGAGTACCTTCTTCACCATCACTGTCTAGTTTGGATGTTTTATCATCTTCTATGCAAAGCAATACATCAAATTTAAGTGGGTTCATATCTTCTCAAAGTGATTGTTCAGAATGGGACACAAGCATGTTGAAATCTATGAGTGCTCCTTCCAATAGTGAAGGCTTTCTCAATGCAATGGAAGTGGAAATAGCAGGTGGGGCTGCTGGGGAAGATAGAGTCCAAGCAGTTTGTTCTGAAGAAAATGGATGGCTTTTCTGTGCAATTTATGATGGTTTTAATGGGCGAGATGCAGCTGACTTTTTAGCTGGAACTTTATATGAAAACATTAGGTTATATTTGAACACATTAAACTCAAAAATGATGACTAGTAGTGTTATGATGCCAGATGACTTTTGTCCAGATAGTTCCCTCCCATATCTTATAGAAGGCAATAGTTTCCATGAAAATATGTCTTTGGAAGCTAGCAATGTTAATGATATGGGTGTTGCCATGGTGCAAAAAGAGGAAGGCGCATCTGATGCATTCAAAAATTCTGTCATTAGTTGTCTTGAACAAGCTCTTGCACAAGCAGAAAGTGATTTCTTGTATATGGTTGAACAGGAAATGGATGACCGACCTGATTTGGTCTCAATAGGATCTTGTGTTTTGGTTGTGCTTATCCATGGGCAGGATTTATATTCACTTAGCTTAGGTGATAGCCGAGCCATATTGGCGAAAACAAAAGGCATCAATGCTGAAAATTTGGAAGCAATTCAGCTTACTGATTGTCACTCGGTTGATAATGAGGCAGAGAGAATGAGGCTTTTGTCTGAGCACCCTGATGACCTGAAGACAATTTCACATGGAAAGGTGAAAGGAAAACTCAAG AAGAAATTGAATGATGCTCTAATGGGTATTCTTCAAGTTCCAAACCTTTTGAGTCCACCATATATTTCAACACAACCATCACTCAACATTCACAGAATTTCAAAAGATGATCAATTCGTTGTAGTTGCAAGTGATGGACTGTTTGACTTCTTTAGTAACGAGGAAGTTGTAAAGATGGTACATTCTTTTATTATCACCTCACCATCAAGCAATCCAGCAAAATTCCTTGTGGAGCAACTTATGTCACGAGCAGCCAAAGGGGCAG GGCTGAGTCTTGAAGAGTTGATGGACATCCCTGCTGGTATGAGAAGAGAATATCATGATGACGTGACTGTCATTGTGATACTCCTCGGCATCGACCATCGAACATCTACTGCATCAACACATCAATAA
- the LOC105039830 gene encoding uncharacterized protein — MAMALSPTKLAYFDDMWTLESTAVFLSCLQVEDGRQAVILDSTIFHPQGGGQPADTGFITSPSSDLKFMVEDVRLKDGLVFHYGFFKDVQEGWEFKLKEGQEVSLYVDAERRDLNSRLHSAGHLLDICMHNLGLSHLEPGKGHHFPDGPFVEYKGIIPQDQLQTKQRELEIEANALISSGGKVKASMLPYEEASKWCGGDLPSYISKSSTPRIVKFGDHPGGPCGGTHVADIANIRSLKVTRIRMKKGLTKVSYSISS, encoded by the exons ATGGCCATGGCGTTAAGTCCGACGAAGCTCGCCTACTTCGACGACATGTGGACTCTCGAATCCACTGCCGTTTTTCTCTCGTGCCTCCAG GTGGAGGACGGCCGCCAAGCGGTGATCTTGGATTCCACTATTTTCCACCCTCAGGGCGGTGGGCAGCCGGCCGATACGGGATTCATCACGAGTCCTAGCTCCGATTTGAAGTTCATGGTAGAGGACGTGAGATTGAAAGATGGATTG GTTTTCCACTATGGGTTTTTCAAAGATGTGCAAGAGGGATGGGAATTCAAACTCAAAGAGGGACAAGAAGTCAGCTTGTATGTCGATGCCGAAAGGCGTGACCTCAATTCCAG ACTTCATTCAGCAGGGCATTTGTTGGATATATGCATGCACAATTTAGGCTTATCTCATCTCGAGCCTGGGAAAGGTCATCATTTTCCTGATGG gcCATTTGTTGAGTATAAGGGCATAATCCCACAAGATCAATTGCAGACTAAACAAAGAGAGTTGGAAATAGAAGCAAATGCATTAATTTCTTCTGGTGGGAAG GTGAAAGCTTCTATGTTACCATATGAAGAGGCTTCTAAATGGTGTGGTGGTGATCTCCCTAGTTATATTTCCAAG AGTAGCACTCCCCGGATTGTGAAGTTTGGTGACCACCCAGGAGGGCCTTGTGGAGGGACTCATGTGGCTGACATTGCAAATATTAGGAGCTTGAAG GTTACTCGAATCCGGATGAAGAAAGGACTCACTAAAGTATCCTATAGCATCAGTTCCTGA